AAATACTGGTGACGagtattttttttcacttagcttgtcttttagtatttttatatatacgtctTCTTGCACTGAGAGTCGTAGtcattatgcataaaaaaaaaaaaatggaaccgcTGGTTTCTGAAGCGAACGTTCTCTCGCTCACCATCCAGTATATTTAGACTGGTTCAAGAAGGCTTCTGCAGAGTCCCTCTCACCAGCCGATTGAAAGGACCTGGAGCAATTTTGAGAAGTGACAGACAGTTCGTTCAATTAGCATCACtggatatggtgttcattcttCTAAActagtaagtattatttggtggTTTGTCACTTACTACGATTCAAGACTTAAGCAAACCCATGCGTTGGGACATAGTGTTTATGGATGGAAGCAGAAATACCGAATAAGAGCTCTAAAGAATATGGGAGAACCGAAACGTTTGATCGTGCAAAGATTGGTTGGGGCAAAATGGTGATTGAAGGTTGAGTGATAAAAGAGACAACAATGGAGTTAGCAGGAAGCTGATGTGTGGCATTTTGTTACAATACACCGGGAACTCCTCGGGAAAGAAACATGGTAGGGGGAAAGGTGAAGTGGTGGGGGTATGATGGGATGTCGTTCTCTTATCTGAGAAAGGTTTATCATATGTtatcgctatttcttttcttgccactcagtggtttttaatacgcagtttaattactatttttattaaagTTGTCCTCTGGTTTTCCTTTCATTCGTGGTGTTCTGATGTCAAATGCTCTATATATTTTTCAAtcgttcttttttatattttcgttcatcATGGCACTTTTTtccacctaatatattattgtaaacctgattttctccaatatatactatgtatcttTGGAGTTAGTTTATTTAACAGAACTTGAGCTATGCACGCATGCATAGATTGGCCTTCTACCACCATCATTTCAAAACCCAAGGGTTTTTATGCTCATGCGACAAGTTCGAGACGGTGCTCTTAGAATCAATACTCTTTGTGTTCCAACTACTGACAGACGCTTCCAGATTTCAATGTATCAGCACTTAATgatcctatttttatttataaaattgtgAACTTTCGTACCACGAAGATTTGGCAGCTTTTACGGCTGATTATAGAATAAAGTACCTACGTAAATCAGTGAAATTCCTGTTGGAAATGACAACTGCAATGCCAAAGTTGCGCTGTATGGCAGCAAAATACTGATGAGAGTTACCCGTACTGAATTCGATGTGGAAATGATTCAATATCAAAAGAGTATAACAACAGtttagtaacgagagagagagagagagagagagagagagagagagagagagagagagagagaggagagagaagagagagaagagagagagagagatgatttctgCTGTTCACGTTTGAAATAAGTTTGCTGAAGAAAAAACTTTTAGTTTAGTTTACTTTCGTAGTAAAAATAATGCCCATGGTATAAATCATGTGTTATTTTACTGACAATAATATTTTgacaaatactaaaaaaatgaaTGTTATTCCTAGCCatagtaaatgtaaataaaagtaattcacaatatatgaaaaattatattacaaGTAATCCCCAAAAGTCGAATACAGTATTCATGACGGATGGTCCAATGCATTCTGCATGATGACGCtactaataaagaaaaatcagtcTTTCTATAAAGAGAACATTCAtataataatggaaatgaaaaagggaatgaaaggacaTAAACTCACGCAAACATGTTCACCACTTATCTGTCCTACTTAATAGTTTGATTTCATAAATCGTCATCATTGCAATGCCGTCTCAACTAAGAGCTAAAAAATACATCATACAGCAGACAACCAGGGACATTCTTATCTAAGCACTAATATCCTGTGTACAACGGGGTTTGGTAGAACAACAGAAGATTCTCTTTCTGTACAAGTGCTTTATATATTCTCTTGaaatattttatgttataaaaaaatgcCGAAggagacaataaaagaaatgggACAGTTCTCAAAATCACATTAGTTCTCCAAAGAACTCTGTCAATAGTTTCAGTATCCACCGGCGTATTGCCTACCAGTCCTGTCAGCTGTGAGCTTTTGCAGAGGTTAAGGGTCAAGAAAAATCAACCTGCTGAGAAACCAAGAGGATGTACCCTTGAAAACCCAATCCTTCCTAAGGGAAATACGTATGTTATCATAAATGATAAGCAGACACACgcagtaagtatgtatgtatatatatatatatatatatatatttatatatatatatatatatatatatatatatatatatatatatatatatatatatatatatatatatatatatatatatatatatatatatatatatgtatatatacatatatatatatatatatatatatatatatatatatatatatatatatatatatatctacagtatgtgtgtgtgtgtgcatgctcaTGTTTGCATTTGTGCATCTGTGAACGTGTCTCTAGATCAGATCTCATAAACCTCTGCTCACCAGAGAGGAATCATGTTCCATCCCAGGGAAAAGCATCTTTGCGCTCCTCTGACAAACTTATTGTTGCttcatttgtgtatttgtgtaaacTTATGAGCTGCACTTACCACTCATGCACTAATCTGTTCCGATGAAGAGATTCCGGGTTTAAGCATAAATTTTCCACTTCCGGCTTTATAATTATGGGATACGGTTTTCTGCGCGAAGCATGTATATGAATTGTCTAGTCAAACAGTGATATCACAATGCACTTGATCTTGGCCAAACAGCCTTGACGCGATAAACCTCTCCCAAAACCATAGTCTAACCTTCCTCTTTGCTTAGCCTAGGTTCAGCAAACGCACATTAGGTCACAGGAACAACAACGGTATAGCACTGCAACATGACCTGATAACACTACAACAATACACTAGACGAAATGTTTTACCAAAGAATGTAGAAACTACATGACAACAATAGTGTTAGACTAGGGTTGTGGGATAGCTTTGTCGCTTCAAGGCCTTAAGAGCAAATTGACTTGGCATATATATCTTCTTGCAAAAATCAGTATCTCATTCGACCTGTCAGTGTGAACTAAAGAGAAGATATTACATGTCCATTATACGGTTATGATTGTCACATATGTTGATCGAAAACAAGTGcaagtgaaccagttataaataataaatcaataaataatttcaaTTGAATTGTATTATATTTGAGCTTATGAATGACTATTGCTAGTtcagtaatatttcttttaatactgACATCCTAGCACCAATAAGAAGCCCATATAAGTAATACATAATAATTAAAGACTTTCTAATTAATCGGAGGCTTTTTGAGCTGTTGTACCAAGCCAACATATAGGTTGTATAGCCATCATACTTCATGTTTGGTATTAGCAAAAAATATATAGCAATAAACCTTAATTCCCTACACTTTTAATGTTCAAGTTAAGGTCCATAACAGAGATCACATTGCTTACTTTTATAAtgcattttccttatttaaaGTAAATTGCTTATCTCAATAGTATCTCAATAATCGATGCCTAACAAATACGCCTGTTGAGTGTAGACATTAGCTTTCAAGGCTCACTTAGTTTTGCATTTTCGTATTTGTTTATGCATTTAAACACAGATAATTATACTTTATCAAgttctctgataaaagtataattATTCCAGAGTTTTTGAATCGTATTTTACCATTTCCTGGAtaaattttcatttctatattttcgATAACATTTACAGAGTATTAAAAATGGCATCTCATGTACGTTTGCTTAgctatttaatgaagtcaagtCTTTCTATGCAAATCTGTGAAACGACTAATCAGGccttagttatttttcattttttgtcatgTATTTGCTTAGATATAATTTGAGCTCAAATAACGAATGCATGCAAGCTtttctaaaatgaaattaaatatttccCCTGTAAAATAGTTTTGCTCAATTAACAAATACAATTTTTCCCTTCTTTACAGGTCATGATATAGCCGCTTGGATAACATTCTACACAGAAAGAAATAATTCAAGATGGGGAGTAGACTTAGTGAAGAACCTCTTTTCATCCCAACACTTGGGAGGCCTTTCCACTTAGGTATGCTGTATGACTGCAGATCTGACCAAATTTTACAGGGGATTACATTATGGGATCAACAAACTCTGGatagaataaaggaaaaaaaacttgaatcatCTAACAGTAAAATCATCACTTCTGATACCATTAAAGATAAGTCTTCTGGACTGGATGCCAACATTGGCTTAAAACTTAGCTTTCTTGGAGGGATGGTGGATGTGTCTGGCTCTGGGGAATACCTTGACAACAGAAAATCTTCAAATCACGTGGAAAGGGTAACCTTGAAGTTCGAGTGCACAACTAAAACTGAAACAATGACGATGAACCAGTTAGGGAAGGGAAAGATTGAGCACCCAGAAGTTTTTGATCATGGTACAGCTACGCATGTTGTAACTGGGATTACATATGGAGGCAATGCTTTCTTTGTTTTCGAGAAGGAGCTGTCTTCAAATTCATTAGACAAAAATGTTAAAGGTAATCTTCATGCTATGGTCAATTCCATTCCAGACTTAAAGATTAATGGGGAAGGAAAGGTTGATCTAAGTGAAGATGAGAAAAAGGAATCTCGGAAATTTAGCTGCAGTTACTTTGGAGATTTTATACTTCGAGAAAACCCATCGACATTTGAAGAAGCAGTTCGTCTCTACAAAGAGATGCCAAATATCattggaaaaaagggaaaaaatgctgTCCCAATAAGTGCATGTTTATATCCACTTACCAAACTAGACAGTAAGGCTTCTAAACTTGTTAGAGAGATCAGTGCTGTTCTTGttaatgaaacagaaaattatttgGAGGATCTGTATAAACTGGATGTGAAATGCAATGATCTTCTGAGATCAGAAGCAGTTAATAAATTTCACGGAATTAAAGCAGAACTTCAGGAATTTAAATCTTTATTGGCTACTTACAAactggtatttcagagagaggtAGCAAAAATTCTTCCAAGTATCAGAGGTGGAAACAAAGAGGAGAGTGAGTTagcaaatatattgaaaaaaagggATTTCTCTCCATTTCGAAATGAATCTCTCAGGAGATGGATGGAAACAAAAGAAAGCCAAGTAAAAATACTTTTGCAATACACTTCCTCTCTTCAGCAGATTGAGTTTATATCAGAGCCAGGCGACTTACAGTCAAAGGTGATGAGTCCTCATCATTCACAAGTTCTGTGTTTTTCAATTTTGATCCCTAAATCTGATTCACATTTGATAAACATGTCAAAATACCTGAAAGAAGAGACTCTTAACAGTGATTTGGACTTCACAGCTGGAAATGCTACAATCCCacttaagataaaagaaaatgaaagttcaATGATGGAAAAGGCAagatatttcagagacttctttgataataataaagagaacacTGATGTTAGCTTCCTTGTTGCAGAGGACGTTTCTGATTCAAATGAATTCCAAGCTAAGACAAAGTACTATAATAATGGTAGACTCCTCAATGAAGACTTTGCAATACCTTCAGCCCCAAGGAAAGTAAATGTAAACAATATTGCTACTACACATGAGAGCATTTTGGTTCAGTGGGAAAAACCCCTTCATGGTGCATCAAATATCGACCAGTACAAGATTGTCTGTGAAGACACTACTGGAAATAATCCACCTATTATTCAGAATGCAGATTCTAATGTTACAAGTCATTGCATTCAGGGGCTCAGTCCTGGCTGTGAGTATAGTGTTAGCATTCAAAGTGTTTGCCAACTTGGAGTTAGTGTTAAGGGCCAAATAAGGGGTGCTGTTAAAACAAGGCCAACTAGTCCACCTGGGAAACCTAAGGCCTGGCAGATATGTTCTTCAGAAATAGAGATTAAGTGGTCAAAGCCGCTTCACATTGGTTCTCAGTGCACAAGAATCAAATATTTAGTTAAGCAACAAGAAGAAGGGTCTGACTGGAAAGTAGTAAGCTCATTGCCATttgaaaatcaatcaattaatatgtatgtaaatcCAAACGTTACCTGTAGGTTCAAGGTTTATTGTGAGTGTGAACACTGTGGCAAGAGTCTTGGTAGTGAATTAAGCAATGATTTGAAGATAGAAATGAAAGAAGATGAAGTCTATAAATCTGATTTATGTAGGCAATCAGTGAAAATAATGGATGGTAATATCAAGATATATAAGCCAAATCTAAAACATGTTGCATCTCACGAGAAATATAAACTTCAGAAATATGAATTTGGAAATGAGAAAGATGCCATGCCAGAAAAGGTCATCATGCTTGTTGGTTCTACTGGATCAGGTAAAACCACTTTAATCAATGGACTAATTAACTATGTATTTGCTGTTAAATGGGAGGATACCTTTCGTTTCAAATTGATCACCGAGCCAGAAAGCGACAACCAAGCAAAAAGCCAAACTAGTGAAGTATCATCGTACACAATACATCACCAAGAAGGTTTTAGAATACCTTATTCTCTCACAATCATTGATACACCAGGTTTTGGTGACGTTCAAGGCATAGAAAGAGATCAGAAAATTACAGAACAAATACGCAAATTTTTCACAACAGGAGGTGTAGGAGGTGTAGACAAAATTGATGCAGTTGGTTTTGTTGTTCAGTCATCTCTTCCAAGACTTACTGCAATGCAGATATACATTTTTGATCAAATACTGTCACTCTTTGGAAAGGATATGGCTGAGAACATATTCCTGTTACTTACTTTTGCTGATGGTCAAAAACCTCAAGTCCTTTGTGGCATTAAAGAAGCAAACATACCACACAGTAAAATCTTCAAATTCAATAATTCTGCACTATatgcacgttgcaaagaaccagaAAGGGAAGAACAAGATAGTGGTGAATTCGAAGACAGTACTTTCGATACCATGTTTTGGGATATGGGAGAGAAGAGTTTTATGAAGCTTATAGAAGCTCTGAACTTGACTCAGAGTAGGAGCCTCACCCTAACTAAAGAGGTTCTTGAGGAACGCCATCGTCTAGAAGTTACAGTAACTGGCATCCAGGTAGATATTCAGACTGGACTGCATAAATTAGAGAAGCTAAGGTGTGAAGTGGAAGTCCTCAAATCGCATGAGGCTGATATTGACAGGAACAAGAACTTCACCTACACAGTTACTGAAGAGACCTTTGTGAAAGAGCCAATTCCTGTCGGACAGTTTATAACAAACTGTCTAGAGTGCCACCGGACTTGCCATGAAAACTGCGGAATTGAGAAAGATACTGAAAAACAGGGTTGCTGGGCGATTACAGGTGAGAATTGTCGTATTTGTCCTAAACAGTGTCATTGGAAAATGCATGGAAATTTCCCATACAAATATACTTGTAAGCAGGTTGAAGTAACAAAAACTGCAGAGGACCTAAGGCGTCGATATGAAGAGGCAAGGGATAAGAAACTTTCTGCTGAACAACTTGTAAAAGAGGTAGAGGAAGACTTTCAGGCAGTTCAAATAAAGGTTCTGGGTATGACAGAAACTGTGAGAAAATGCCTCAAGAAACTGAAAGAAATCGCACTAAAACCAAATCCTCTCTCTACCGTGGAGTACATAGACATCCTGATTGAGTCTGAGAAATCACAAGCCCAACCAGGATGGCAGACTCGGGCCAAGCACCTGCAGACTGTCAGGAAAACGGCGGAGGAAATGAAGAAAATCGCTGACGAAGGATATGACCCTTTCATGGAGATAAAGAAAAAGATAGAAGaggagaaaaaacaaatgaacagtGGCAATTGCTCTCAACTCATGATTCCCTTTCGGTCTCAAGGCATGAAGAGCCGTTGGGTTGAAGTCGAGGACtatcttaataatatttttagttaGATTGGGACAGTTCTGTTGAGGATAGACCctactgttttctttattttccaatcACCAATcaaaggctttatatatatatatatatatatatatatatatatatatatatattatatatatatatatatatatatatatatcatatatatatatatatatatatatactatatagatatatatatatatatatatataaatatatatatatatatatatatatatatatatatatatatatatatatatatatatatatctatatatatatatatatatatatatatatatatatatatatatatatatacatatatagtatatatataatatatatatatatatatataagctaacttttaaatttaGATGTCGTCTTGAAATGAAGTTGTATATTAACCAGTCAAACAAATGGAGAAATACAACGTCTTGGAAACTATTcacagatatttatattttagaatatattttacttccaaaagcaaaatgtattaaatttttCTACTCAACTTCTTAATTATGCTTCGCAGGAAAGATGATGCTTTCCTGGGTAATTAATTCCCTGAGGTTACTATATCTATTTTTAACGAGTGCAACTTGGCTATAAAGTGACTTTTGGACATCCCACTCGATCAGTGTCATCCTGAATGATGTAGTAAGAGGATGCAGTAGTAAGCCTATCAACACTTAGAGCCCTCTACGATTCTACGAGCAGTGATATTGACCAAGAAATATAGAAGAGATTTGTTCTA
This window of the Macrobrachium nipponense isolate FS-2020 chromosome 5, ASM1510439v2, whole genome shotgun sequence genome carries:
- the LOC135215527 gene encoding uncharacterized protein LOC135215527; its protein translation is MGSRLSEEPLFIPTLGRPFHLGMLYDCRSDQILQGITLWDQQTLDRIKEKKLESSNSKIITSDTIKDKSSGLDANIGLKLSFLGGMVDVSGSGEYLDNRKSSNHVERVTLKFECTTKTETMTMNQLGKGKIEHPEVFDHGTATHVVTGITYGGNAFFVFEKELSSNSLDKNVKGNLHAMVNSIPDLKINGEGKVDLSEDEKKESRKFSCSYFGDFILRENPSTFEEAVRLYKEMPNIIGKKGKNAVPISACLYPLTKLDSKASKLVREISAVLVNETENYLEDLYKLDVKCNDLLRSEAVNKFHGIKAELQEFKSLLATYKLVFQREVAKILPSIRGGNKEESELANILKKRDFSPFRNESLRRWMETKESQVKILLQYTSSLQQIEFISEPGDLQSKVMSPHHSQVLCFSILIPKSDSHLINMSKYLKEETLNSDLDFTAGNATIPLKIKENESSMMEKARYFRDFFDNNKENTDVSFLVAEDVSDSNEFQAKTKYYNNGRLLNEDFAIPSAPRKVNVNNIATTHESILVQWEKPLHGASNIDQYKIVCEDTTGNNPPIIQNADSNVTSHCIQGLSPGCEYSVSIQSVCQLGVSVKGQIRGAVKTRPTSPPGKPKAWQICSSEIEIKWSKPLHIGSQCTRIKYLVKQQEEGSDWKVVSSLPFENQSINMYVNPNVTCRFKVYCECEHCGKSLGSELSNDLKIEMKEDEVYKSDLCRQSVKIMDGNIKIYKPNLKHVASHEKYKLQKYEFGNEKDAMPEKVIMLVGSTGSGKTTLINGLINYVFAVKWEDTFRFKLITEPESDNQAKSQTSEVSSYTIHHQEGFRIPYSLTIIDTPGFGDVQGIERDQKITEQIRKFFTTGGVGGVDKIDAVGFVVQSSLPRLTAMQIYIFDQILSLFGKDMAENIFLLLTFADGQKPQVLCGIKEANIPHSKIFKFNNSALYARCKEPEREEQDSGEFEDSTFDTMFWDMGEKSFMKLIEALNLTQSRSLTLTKEVLEERHRLEVTVTGIQVDIQTGLHKLEKLRCEVEVLKSHEADIDRNKNFTYTVTEETFVKEPIPVGQFITNCLECHRTCHENCGIEKDTEKQGCWAITGENCRICPKQCHWKMHGNFPYKYTCKQVEVTKTAEDLRRRYEEARDKKLSAEQLVKEVEEDFQAVQIKVLGMTETVRKCLKKLKEIALKPNPLSTVEYIDILIESEKSQAQPGWQTRAKHLQTVRKTAEEMKKIADEGYDPFMEIKKKIEEEKKQMNSGNCSQLMIPFRSQGMKSRWVEVEDYLNNIFS